AAGATCCCGATATCTGATGTCGAAGAAAGGGAGATGCAAATTGGATTCAAAGAGGTGATCATGCtacaatttgaattttgttaatCTCTGATTAACATGATGTTTTATGTATATGTTGAGACGAAGTTTGTTGGTTGATGCAGGGTTTGAGCATACTGAAAGCCTCTCTAACATCCACTTCTGCTCTTACCGATGCTTTGCTCACTCAACATTCCAACAAACGAATGAAAGAAGAAGTCTGAGAGTTTTGCAAAATTTGTTATCCCTGCAGCTTTGTTAATGTATCAGTATTTTCTTAGTTTTCAAGTCAATTCGACTTTTCTGATGTGCACATTAATGTTTCGATTGTCTGCTTTTTCATTGCATGATCATATGTTTTGCAAATTGAGAATGTCAAAATTGTCCCTTTTCAATGTGATAGTAGTGACCCCTTTGATTAGAAAGGcgtgatataaaaaaaatatccaaaacaaaaaaagaaatgcagGCTTCGTGTCAAAGTATGCATATATAAGAACTTTATAAcacaaaaatagattaatttatatactttatttctcaatattttaatataaatactcttttttcgtttgtcccataaaatagTCTATAACAActtatttctccttttttacttaattatttatggatCCTAGCACTATacaatttgaattattatttttatttttctattactTTGCTAATTTACTGATTATACAATAAAACTCGTGTACCATAAATGATCTATTTCTATAGTCTAtggaatgaagggagtatttgtacatattattattctttaaaTGCCTACGTAATATGTTTGACAATTATTAATATAGATTAaagatttgattatttaatctTTCTAAACCGCAAACTTttcatttggaaaatgaaatcTTTTCCTAAattagggctgacaatttttgacacgacacgataacacgacacgaaccggcacgaaattaatgggtttgggtcagagcttatcgtgttcgtgtccttatcgggtcgacccattaaggacacgaaaatttcgtgtcgggttcgtgttatccgttaacaatgcgtgttcgtgtcgtgttcgtgttatccgttaacacataatattttaatattattattcttattaacacataatattttaatattattattcttattattttcatttttcaatacttatgttcgtgtcattaatgggttcgtgtcgtgttgacccgaaacggttcgtgtcgttaatgggttcgtgtcgtgttcgtgtctgagggtagcgggtcgtgttcgtgttcgtgtttgaggttttcttaacgggtcgtgttcgtgtttgttgttatcgtgttcgtgtcgacacgataacgacccgacacgcacgatttgccacccctatcctaaatactatatattaaagggtaaatgaaatatagtattaatttaggCGGCTGATTTTGGCGGTAGGAATGTGAGAAAAATCTTAATCCATATCTTCCCTATATATTCCGTATATCATCCATAATCAAGCCATTCTAATCCAAGATCTTGTTATATAACCAGCAAAAACCTAGATTTGATACCCttgaaaagaatatttattcaCTCAAGTGTCACTCATCATAATCtctaatatcaatttatttattttgcttttccAATTTGGTTTTGAAATTCCAATCGTCACTGCACCGATCTCCGCCGTCAAGTAAGTTGTGATTGTACATTAACTCTTGCTTCTGCATACAAAAATTcacctactttattatataatccaaaatttatcGGTAAGAATCAGTTTTCTTTATAACCAtatagtaaatttttaaaaatcgaaattttgTGGCTTTTAAAACTGAAAACTATTGATAGAGATACTTATTTTGACTTTCTTAGGAAACTGGAATTCGGTTTTGTATAATATAGAATTGACGTGAATTGATTATGTAGATCATGGTTGCGATAGTGTGCTATTTCggttaataactaataactttcaatcTGTGCATTataattatcaacacaaaaacataattatatcagtaaaatatgtaaatttaaatatcaacacaaacacataagtttatcaacacaagaatattgataaatatatgtctttgtgttgatatttttaacacacaaaattgatattagttattaggATAAAtatatgtctttgtgttgatatttttaacacacaaaattgatattagttattactgtaacttagttagtatttgatcacacaccaAATCATTATAAAGTACAAATGATACTAATATAGactatatcaaaataaatgcaaagcgaaaatgtaatttagtGTTGAATTAACACTATTTGCAAGAACAAGAGTGCAGAAAGATGATAATTCATTGATTCCATTAATCTTTGTTTCTTACTTTCTTTCCACCAAAGTTAATAGGATGTCTGATGCAAGTGAGGATTTCAAGTTCACTTTAAAAGTGATGATCgacaagaagaaaaagaaggttCTCTTTGCAGAATCCGACCGCCAATTTGTGGACATTCTGCTGAGCTTCTTGAGTATGCCTATGGGAAGAATTCTCAAAGCCCTTAACGACCACTTCGGCCAGAAGGCGCCCGCCATTGGAGGCCTAACCAATTTGTACCGCAGCTTAGCATGCGCTGACAACGCTGACTTCGTGTCAAACGATGCCAAGAAGATCCTGCTAAATCCAAGAAGTCCATTTGAAGTTGAATGCGGAATGCTAAAGCCGAGCCTCATTGATTTTCAGCCTACTAAATATTTTCACTGTCGCGGCTGCAATCTTGGGACTCATAGTGTGAGCATCTACTATGACAAAGTTGTTTGCCAATACAGTCATATTCATACTCATACAACTACAGCAACGGACGAACCTAAAAAAGTGCCTAAAGCTGCTTCTGAAGGAGTTTTCGCCGCGGATAGGGCTTCTTTCATCATCTCTGATGATCTCAAGATATTTCCCAGTGTTTTAGGTATCTTTCAAATCACCAGCCTTCTTGGAATTACAAACATGGACGAGGCTGAGTCGATTGAGGTGAAGATCGGGTTCAACGAGGTGATTATTCTTGCTTCTTTCTCTGTAGTTTCATTCCGCTTTTGTAGTGTTTGCTtacaaatattacttttgttttgaataGATCTTGAGTTTGCTGAAGGTGTCCTTCATCTCCCCAACTCCATTGTCGGACTTCGTGCTAGACAAAACAAGTTTGGCTCGTGCTCCCGAGCCAAAGACATTGGTTGATCATAGTGCATTTCAAGAAAAGATAGGGTCTAAGAAGATTGTCATGAAAGTGGTGGTGCAAAAATCTAAACATAAGTTATTGTATGCTATAGCTGAGGATGATTTTGTTGAGTTTCTCTTCAGTTTGTTCGTGATCCCACTAGGAGGAGTTGAGCATCTTCTGGCTGGAGAGACTTGTATTAAGGCTATAGATAACTTGCAACGGAGCATTGCTGATCTGGCCGAGAAGTATTTTAAGAGTCCGGATATGAAAAAGAGACTGATGAAACCTAGTCTTGTTCATGGATGTGTTTCCGGAAACTACATCCTTCCCCTTGATCAAGAAGAATGCATGAAGAATGATGTGCTTAAAATGTTTAGATTTTCTTCCCTTGCGTTTCCGAAAGGGCAGGGTAGATATCTTTCGGGACCAATAGGGTATATGGTGATGGATGATTTGACTGTGAGTCCTTTTGGCATTCATTCGACCATTTCGTTTCTACGGGAGAAGAATATCGCTATGTCTGATGTTGAAGAAGTAGAGGTGCAAGTCGGATTGAAAGaggtaaattttatttgaatttactGTTGTGAATTTGTTTGAATGTTGACGTTGATTAATCAAGTTTTGATGTTTGCAGGGTTTGAGCATACTGAAAGCGTCTCTTACGTCCACGTCTGTTCTCACCGATGCTCTGCTCAGTTCCGTGCCGGTCGAACAACCAAAGAAAAAGCCTAAACTTGAAAGTACTGATAGCTGTTGAGCTTTATTTTTAGCTAAATCGTACTTATGAATATTGTGTTTCTCTAGCtagtcattttcatttttgata
The nucleotide sequence above comes from Salvia hispanica cultivar TCC Black 2014 chromosome 5, UniMelb_Shisp_WGS_1.0, whole genome shotgun sequence. Encoded proteins:
- the LOC125188094 gene encoding uncharacterized protein LOC125188094: MSDASEDFKFTLKVMIDKKKKKVLFAESDRQFVDILLSFLSMPMGRILKALNDHFGQKAPAIGGLTNLYRSLACADNADFVSNDAKKILLNPRSPFEVECGMLKPSLIDFQPTKYFHCRGCNLGTHSVSIYYDKVVCQYSHIHTHTTTATDEPKKVPKAASEGVFAADRASFIISDDLKIFPSVLGIFQITSLLGITNMDEAESIEVKIGFNEILSLLKVSFISPTPLSDFVLDKTSLARAPEPKTLVDHSAFQEKIGSKKIVMKVVVQKSKHKLLYAIAEDDFVEFLFSLFVIPLGGVEHLLAGETCIKAIDNLQRSIADLAEKYFKSPDMKKRLMKPSLVHGCVSGNYILPLDQEECMKNDVLKMFRFSSLAFPKGQGRYLSGPIGYMVMDDLTVSPFGIHSTISFLREKNIAMSDVEEVEVQVGLKEGLSILKASLTSTSVLTDALLSSVPVEQPKKKPKLESTDSC